One part of the Sciurus carolinensis chromosome 6, mSciCar1.2, whole genome shotgun sequence genome encodes these proteins:
- the Mrnip gene encoding MRN complex-interacting protein isoform X2, producing MAPSQQSRVLRCCSCRLFQAHQVKKSLKWTCKACGEKQSFMRAYGEGSGADCRRHVQKLNLLQGQVSELSLRSLGTAVNAGKENAGGQQAENGTPQGKSQALETRWLKYLDKGSPEKELEGGICFHTQPSSNPEQPGPPANQALPRKRKWSQSTDQPPQTLVVQDSDDTEVTLEPQEGYTDLTRTMQQGSSHDLQNSVHCHTRELSFPRWKLPNPAPQLKAPSSKWARFLLSPGNNSHVDTEVPRPLQRGSGPTSPAQAEQGTPRTETPREGHPSKPTTTSQCPQATHMPMSRPERPCGKTPEQSWGTGPPLVQGVERAPPVQLCHLFSTGEDFDDDL from the exons ATGGCGCCGTCACAGCAGTCTCGGGTCCTGCGGTGCTGTAGCTGCCGCCTCTTCCAGGCTCACCAG GTGAAAAAAAGTCTCAAATGGACATGCAAGGCTTGTGGAGAGAAGCAGTCCTTTATGCGG GCTTATGGAGAGGGTTCTGGTGCTGACTGTAGACGCCATGTCCAAAAATTAAATCTGCTACAGGGACAGGTTTCAGAATTGTCACTCAG GTCTCTGGGAACAGCTGTAAATGCTGGCAAAGAAAATGCAGGCGGGCAGCAGGCTGAGAATGGGACCCCACAG GGAAAATCTCAGGCCTTGGAGACCCGCTGGCTGAAGTATCTGGACAAAGGCAGCCCAGAaaaggagctggaaggaggaataTGTTTCCACACACAACCCTCATCCAACCCAGAGCAGCCAGGCCCTCCCGCCAATCAAGCACTTCCCAGAAAAAG GAAATGGAGCCAGAGCACAGACCAGCCTCCTCAGACCCTTGTTGTCCAGGATTCAGATGACACTGAAGTCACCTTGGAACCCCAGGAG GGATATACTGACCTGACCAGGACCATGCAGCAAGGCAGCAGCCACGACCTCCAGAACTCTGTGCACTGCCACACCAGGGAGCTTAGTTTTCCTCGGTGGAAACTACCAAATCCTGCCCCACAGCTTAAGGCCCCATCTTCTAAATGGGCACGGTTTCTTCTTTCACCTGGCAACAACTCACATGTGGACACGGAGGTGCCAAGACCATTGCAAAGGGGCTCTGGGCCAACCAGCCCAGCACAGGCTGAGCAAGGAACCCCTAGGACTGAGACTCCAAGGGAAGGCCATCCCAGCAAGCCCACCACCACTAGCCAGTGTCCTCAGGCCACACACATGCCCATGTCCAGGCCTGAGAGGCCCTGCGGGAAGACCCCTGAGCAGTCATGGGGCACAGGGCCTCCTCTGGTTCAGGGGGTAGAAAGGGCCCCACCTGTGCAACTATGTCATCTCTTTTCAACAGGGGAAGACTTTGATGATGATCTGTAA
- the Mrnip gene encoding MRN complex-interacting protein isoform X3 → MAPSQQSRVLRCCSCRLFQAHQVKKSLKWTCKACGEKQSFMRAYGEGSGADCRRHVQKLNLLQGQVSELSLRSLGTAVNAGKENAGGQQAENGTPQVGQQGKSQALETRWLKYLDKGSPEKELEGGICFHTQPSSNPEQPGPPANQALPRKRKWSQSTDQPPQTLVVQDSDDTEVTLEPQEVALRLLGS, encoded by the exons ATGGCGCCGTCACAGCAGTCTCGGGTCCTGCGGTGCTGTAGCTGCCGCCTCTTCCAGGCTCACCAG GTGAAAAAAAGTCTCAAATGGACATGCAAGGCTTGTGGAGAGAAGCAGTCCTTTATGCGG GCTTATGGAGAGGGTTCTGGTGCTGACTGTAGACGCCATGTCCAAAAATTAAATCTGCTACAGGGACAGGTTTCAGAATTGTCACTCAG GTCTCTGGGAACAGCTGTAAATGCTGGCAAAGAAAATGCAGGCGGGCAGCAGGCTGAGAATGGGACCCCACAGGTAGGCCAGCAG GGAAAATCTCAGGCCTTGGAGACCCGCTGGCTGAAGTATCTGGACAAAGGCAGCCCAGAaaaggagctggaaggaggaataTGTTTCCACACACAACCCTCATCCAACCCAGAGCAGCCAGGCCCTCCCGCCAATCAAGCACTTCCCAGAAAAAG GAAATGGAGCCAGAGCACAGACCAGCCTCCTCAGACCCTTGTTGTCCAGGATTCAGATGACACTGAAGTCACCTTGGAACCCCAGGAG gttgccCTCAGACTCCTGGGCTCGTGA
- the Mrnip gene encoding MRN complex-interacting protein isoform X1 has protein sequence MAPSQQSRVLRCCSCRLFQAHQVKKSLKWTCKACGEKQSFMRAYGEGSGADCRRHVQKLNLLQGQVSELSLRSLGTAVNAGKENAGGQQAENGTPQVGQQGKSQALETRWLKYLDKGSPEKELEGGICFHTQPSSNPEQPGPPANQALPRKRKWSQSTDQPPQTLVVQDSDDTEVTLEPQEGYTDLTRTMQQGSSHDLQNSVHCHTRELSFPRWKLPNPAPQLKAPSSKWARFLLSPGNNSHVDTEVPRPLQRGSGPTSPAQAEQGTPRTETPREGHPSKPTTTSQCPQATHMPMSRPERPCGKTPEQSWGTGPPLVQGVERAPPVQLCHLFSTGEDFDDDL, from the exons ATGGCGCCGTCACAGCAGTCTCGGGTCCTGCGGTGCTGTAGCTGCCGCCTCTTCCAGGCTCACCAG GTGAAAAAAAGTCTCAAATGGACATGCAAGGCTTGTGGAGAGAAGCAGTCCTTTATGCGG GCTTATGGAGAGGGTTCTGGTGCTGACTGTAGACGCCATGTCCAAAAATTAAATCTGCTACAGGGACAGGTTTCAGAATTGTCACTCAG GTCTCTGGGAACAGCTGTAAATGCTGGCAAAGAAAATGCAGGCGGGCAGCAGGCTGAGAATGGGACCCCACAGGTAGGCCAGCAG GGAAAATCTCAGGCCTTGGAGACCCGCTGGCTGAAGTATCTGGACAAAGGCAGCCCAGAaaaggagctggaaggaggaataTGTTTCCACACACAACCCTCATCCAACCCAGAGCAGCCAGGCCCTCCCGCCAATCAAGCACTTCCCAGAAAAAG GAAATGGAGCCAGAGCACAGACCAGCCTCCTCAGACCCTTGTTGTCCAGGATTCAGATGACACTGAAGTCACCTTGGAACCCCAGGAG GGATATACTGACCTGACCAGGACCATGCAGCAAGGCAGCAGCCACGACCTCCAGAACTCTGTGCACTGCCACACCAGGGAGCTTAGTTTTCCTCGGTGGAAACTACCAAATCCTGCCCCACAGCTTAAGGCCCCATCTTCTAAATGGGCACGGTTTCTTCTTTCACCTGGCAACAACTCACATGTGGACACGGAGGTGCCAAGACCATTGCAAAGGGGCTCTGGGCCAACCAGCCCAGCACAGGCTGAGCAAGGAACCCCTAGGACTGAGACTCCAAGGGAAGGCCATCCCAGCAAGCCCACCACCACTAGCCAGTGTCCTCAGGCCACACACATGCCCATGTCCAGGCCTGAGAGGCCCTGCGGGAAGACCCCTGAGCAGTCATGGGGCACAGGGCCTCCTCTGGTTCAGGGGGTAGAAAGGGCCCCACCTGTGCAACTATGTCATCTCTTTTCAACAGGGGAAGACTTTGATGATGATCTGTAA